A portion of the candidate division KSB1 bacterium genome contains these proteins:
- a CDS encoding alcohol dehydrogenase catalytic domain-containing protein: protein MRIARLIAPRTLELYEEPVPEPAAGEVLLRIRAVGICGSDLHRFRGAAFGDEDNQGMVLGHEFAAAVVKNGPAVSRVAIGDRVAVEAAHHCGECEWCLRGNPNLCPQVRFCGMPGVEGALREYMVWPAHLLHKLPPNLDYEDGVLAEVFGVALHAVDLAHVRPAMTAAILGCGPIGLAVLHLLRRLTGVKAVWASDPILARREAALRMGADRVFDPTQEDVSAALHQETKGRGADLVFEAAGVPQTFEQMVEAAAPGGHVIVIGIPEDDRCAFAAGAARRKGLTFRFVRRSRMTYERVLALMEKGLVDGRSLITHRFSLDQVQEAFQLTDVYADGVLKAVIRI from the coding sequence ATGCGCATTGCCCGACTCATTGCTCCCCGCACTCTCGAACTCTATGAGGAACCCGTTCCCGAACCTGCAGCCGGCGAGGTCTTGCTGCGCATCCGTGCCGTCGGCATCTGCGGCTCCGATCTGCACCGTTTTCGCGGCGCCGCATTTGGGGACGAGGACAACCAGGGTATGGTCTTGGGCCACGAGTTTGCCGCCGCCGTCGTAAAAAACGGGCCGGCGGTAAGCCGAGTTGCGATCGGAGATCGTGTGGCCGTAGAAGCGGCACATCATTGCGGCGAATGCGAATGGTGCCTGCGCGGCAACCCGAATCTCTGTCCGCAGGTCCGTTTCTGCGGTATGCCGGGCGTGGAAGGCGCTCTGCGCGAATACATGGTTTGGCCCGCACATTTGCTTCACAAACTGCCTCCCAATCTCGATTATGAGGACGGCGTTTTGGCGGAAGTTTTCGGCGTGGCACTGCATGCCGTCGATTTGGCGCACGTCAGGCCGGCGATGACCGCCGCGATTTTGGGGTGCGGCCCGATCGGGTTGGCCGTTCTGCATCTGTTGCGTCGGCTGACCGGCGTGAAGGCAGTCTGGGCAAGCGATCCGATTCTAGCCCGACGGGAAGCCGCCTTGCGCATGGGCGCGGATAGGGTATTTGATCCGACTCAGGAAGATGTTTCGGCTGCCCTGCATCAAGAGACGAAAGGCAGAGGGGCAGACCTGGTCTTTGAGGCGGCGGGCGTTCCGCAGACTTTTGAACAGATGGTGGAAGCAGCGGCGCCCGGCGGACATGTGATCGTCATCGGTATCCCCGAAGACGATCGCTGCGCCTTTGCCGCCGGCGCGGCGCGGCGCAAGGGACTTACCTTTCGCTTTGTCCGCCGTTCCCGCATGACCTATGAACGGGTATTGGCGCTGATGGAGAAGGGCCTCGTCGACGGCCGATCTCTCATTACCCACCGGTTTTCTTTAGATCAGGTACAGGAAGCCTTTCAGTTGACCGACGTCTATGCCGACGGCGTCCTCAAAGCCGTTATCCGAATTTAA
- a CDS encoding HAD family phosphatase, whose product MKLSAVIFDMDGVLVDTEPLMFDVFRTVFSPYGITLSDEYQYRFIGKPFADNLADIRRDFAINFEDHEIQRLFLQAYRRKLTAGPLYPQAGVLEMIEFGKRAEWKFALCTTTSRQQVEIVLAQLSLGGKLEPEKVFDAVVTGNDVTHKKPHPEPYLKAAQALGLPAEACLAVEDTETGAASAKAAGCLVAALRQPYNRTMDFNQADWVVDRLAELLERLR is encoded by the coding sequence ATGAAGCTCTCCGCCGTCATCTTTGACATGGACGGCGTGCTCGTCGATACGGAACCGCTGATGTTCGACGTCTTTCGCACCGTCTTTTCGCCTTACGGCATCACCTTGAGCGATGAGTACCAATACCGCTTTATCGGCAAGCCGTTTGCTGATAATTTGGCGGATATTCGCCGCGATTTTGCCATCAATTTCGAGGATCATGAAATTCAGCGTCTTTTCTTGCAAGCCTATCGGCGAAAGCTGACGGCCGGACCGCTCTATCCGCAGGCCGGTGTCTTGGAAATGATCGAGTTCGGAAAAAGGGCGGAGTGGAAGTTTGCCCTTTGTACCACAACCTCTCGACAACAAGTCGAAATTGTATTGGCTCAGCTCAGCCTTGGCGGCAAGTTGGAACCGGAAAAGGTTTTCGATGCGGTCGTGACCGGCAATGATGTGACACATAAAAAACCGCACCCTGAACCTTATTTGAAAGCCGCGCAGGCCCTTGGGCTTCCGGCTGAAGCGTGCCTGGCCGTAGAGGATACCGAAACCGGCGCGGCCTCAGCCAAAGCTGCCGGCTGTCTGGTCGCCGCCCTGCGCCAACCTTATAATCGCACGATGGATTTCAATCAGGCAGACTGGGTTGTGGATCGACTGGCAGAGCTCTTGGAACGACTAAGGTAA